The stretch of DNA TCCAAATCTATCAAGGTAGTTCATGCCAGAGTCCAGTGTTTTTCTATCCCACATAGAGATAGAGTTACATTGAACCACTCCAGCCTTCGGGTCTAAAGAGAATATTTTGACTATTTCTTTAATCCAGTTTTTGTCAACTTCCATGTCATTGCTTAAAAACAAGAGTATTTCACCAGTTGCTACTCTAGCTCCTTGGTTGTTAGCTGGAGACCATCCCTTATTTTCA from Thermococcus sp. 21S9 encodes:
- a CDS encoding glycosyltransferase yields the protein EKCIPSVLQSDYPRDKMEIILVDNGSTDGSADFARSLLQKEQINFKIIENNENKGWSPANNQGARVATGEILLFLSNDMEVDKNWIKEIVKIFSLDPKAGVVQCNSISMWDRKTLDSGMNYLDRFG